From a single Lactococcus carnosus genomic region:
- a CDS encoding diaminopimelate decarboxylase, producing the protein MKVPFVNQSQLEEIVATYPTPFHLYDEAGIREKARALNKAFSWNPGFKEFFAVKATPTPAILKILQEENCGVDCASEIELLMSHKLGFKGPDIMFSSNNTPAQEFQYAREIGATINLDAYEHVAFLNEVTSIPETISCRYNPGGVFSLGTDIMDNPEESKFGMTKSQLIQAFKDLKALGVKKFGIHAFLASNTVTNAYYPALAKELFELAVEVVAATDVELDFINLSGGIGVNYLPDQVANDIAVIGEGVRQAYEAVLTPNGLGQVKIFTELGRFMLAPHGHLITTVLHMKKTYRDYVGVDASAVNLLRPAMYGSYHHISVSGKETAPETHVYDVVGSLCENNDKFAKQRALPQVTVGDTLVIHDTGAHGFSMGYQYNAKLRSAELLLQSDGTTRLIRRAEKAADYFATLDGFDF; encoded by the coding sequence ATGAAAGTACCTTTTGTAAATCAGTCACAACTTGAAGAGATAGTCGCAACATATCCAACACCTTTTCATCTCTACGATGAGGCGGGAATTCGTGAAAAAGCACGTGCACTTAACAAGGCATTTAGCTGGAATCCAGGTTTTAAAGAATTTTTTGCTGTTAAAGCAACACCAACACCAGCTATTTTAAAAATATTGCAAGAAGAAAATTGCGGTGTCGATTGTGCATCTGAAATTGAACTGTTGATGTCACATAAACTTGGGTTTAAAGGCCCAGATATTATGTTTTCTTCAAATAATACACCAGCCCAAGAATTTCAGTATGCCAGAGAAATTGGTGCGACCATTAATCTGGATGCTTATGAACATGTTGCGTTTTTAAATGAGGTGACAAGCATTCCTGAGACAATCTCTTGTCGTTACAATCCTGGGGGCGTCTTCTCACTTGGGACTGATATCATGGACAATCCTGAGGAATCTAAATTTGGTATGACCAAGTCCCAGTTAATTCAGGCGTTTAAAGACTTGAAAGCCTTGGGCGTTAAAAAATTTGGTATCCACGCTTTTCTTGCATCTAACACCGTAACAAACGCGTACTATCCTGCTCTAGCAAAAGAATTATTTGAGTTAGCAGTTGAAGTCGTTGCAGCTACAGATGTTGAACTTGACTTTATTAACCTATCTGGCGGTATTGGTGTCAATTACCTACCTGATCAGGTGGCAAACGATATCGCTGTCATTGGCGAGGGTGTCAGACAGGCTTATGAAGCTGTTCTTACCCCTAATGGACTAGGACAAGTTAAGATTTTTACAGAGCTAGGCCGTTTTATGTTAGCACCACACGGTCATTTGATTACGACTGTCTTACATATGAAAAAAACCTATCGTGATTATGTTGGTGTTGATGCGAGTGCAGTTAATCTCTTACGTCCTGCCATGTATGGGTCATATCATCATATCAGTGTTTCTGGAAAGGAAACTGCTCCAGAAACGCATGTCTATGATGTGGTCGGCTCATTATGTGAAAACAACGATAAATTTGCCAAACAAAGAGCACTACCCCAAGTTACTGTGGGTGATACCTTAGTCATCCATGATACTGGTGCGCATGGTTTTTCGATGGGCTATCAGTATAATGCTAAACTACGCTCTGCTGAATTACTGCTTCAATCAGACGGCACAACACGCCTCATTCGTCGGGCAGAAAAAGCAGCAGATTACTTCGCGACTTTAGATGGCTTTGATTTCTAA
- a CDS encoding bacteriocin immunity protein yields MEKKSKELFELLDSAYNDPEIKNDVLLKIILDAAGSLEKEEKYEDVVQKLSRNISSNYRNLPEKLTSIYKFIQADVKPLKLNSKELRDKAIADGAMSTILF; encoded by the coding sequence ATGGAAAAAAAATCTAAAGAATTATTTGAGCTTTTAGATTCAGCGTATAACGACCCTGAGATAAAAAATGATGTATTGTTAAAAATAATTTTAGATGCAGCAGGTAGTCTGGAAAAAGAAGAGAAATATGAAGATGTTGTTCAAAAATTATCTCGAAATATTTCTAGTAATTACCGTAACCTTCCTGAAAAATTAACATCTATCTATAAATTTATTCAAGCAGATGTTAAACCGTTAAAGTTAAATTCAAAAGAGCTCAGGGACAAAGCGATAGCCGATGGTGCGATGTCAACGATATTATTTTAA
- the trmFO gene encoding methylenetetrahydrofolate--tRNA-(uracil(54)-C(5))-methyltransferase (FADH(2)-oxidizing) TrmFO: MSNHINVIGAGLAGSEAAYQIAKRGIPVKLYEMRGVKPTPQHKTTDFAELVCSNSLRGDAITNAVGLLKEEMRQLDSIIIKSADETRVPAGGALAVDREGFAAHVTAQISSHPLIEVIRAEMTEIPDDEITVIASGPLTSDTLANKIHELNDGSGFYFYDAAAPIVDVSTIDMSKVYLKSRYDKGEAAYLNAPMSKEEFTAFQEALVTAEVAELNAFEKEKYFEACMPIEVMAARGFKTMLFGPMKPVGLENPNEIYTVTKRDGTTYETNVPYAVVQLRQDDAAASLYNIVGFQTHLKWGEQKRIFRMIPGLENAEFVRYGVMHRNSYMDSPNLLTQTLRSKKQENLFFAGQMTGVEGYVESAASGLVAGINAAKLFKEEASVIFPETTAIGSLPYYVTHANSKNFQPMNVNFGIIKELEGERIRDKKERYTAVAERALTALKPYLEV, from the coding sequence ATGTCAAACCATATTAATGTTATCGGTGCCGGTCTTGCTGGTTCTGAAGCTGCCTACCAAATTGCCAAGCGTGGCATCCCTGTCAAGCTTTACGAAATGCGTGGTGTCAAGCCAACACCGCAACATAAAACAACTGATTTTGCAGAGCTCGTTTGTTCAAATTCTTTGCGTGGTGATGCAATAACTAACGCTGTTGGTCTTTTGAAAGAAGAGATGCGCCAACTAGATAGCATCATTATCAAGTCAGCAGATGAAACACGTGTCCCTGCCGGTGGTGCCTTAGCCGTTGACCGTGAAGGCTTTGCAGCACATGTAACAGCACAAATTTCTAGCCACCCCCTAATCGAAGTGATCCGAGCTGAAATGACTGAGATCCCAGATGATGAAATTACTGTCATTGCCTCAGGACCCTTAACGTCTGATACCTTAGCCAATAAAATACATGAGTTAAACGATGGCAGTGGCTTTTATTTCTATGATGCAGCTGCCCCTATCGTAGATGTCAGTACCATCGACATGAGCAAGGTCTACCTGAAATCCCGTTATGATAAAGGTGAAGCTGCCTATCTTAATGCCCCGATGTCAAAAGAGGAGTTTACTGCCTTTCAAGAAGCCTTAGTTACAGCTGAGGTTGCTGAGTTAAACGCGTTTGAAAAGGAAAAATACTTTGAAGCCTGCATGCCGATTGAAGTGATGGCAGCACGTGGTTTCAAAACGATGTTATTTGGACCGATGAAACCAGTTGGTCTTGAAAATCCAAACGAAATCTATACAGTGACAAAACGCGATGGTACGACGTATGAAACAAATGTGCCTTATGCTGTTGTTCAGCTTCGTCAAGATGATGCAGCTGCCAGTCTTTACAATATCGTTGGCTTCCAAACTCACCTTAAGTGGGGGGAACAAAAACGTATTTTCCGAATGATTCCAGGACTAGAAAATGCTGAATTTGTGAGATATGGCGTCATGCATCGTAACTCTTACATGGATTCACCAAACCTATTAACGCAAACACTTAGATCTAAAAAACAAGAGAATCTCTTTTTCGCGGGTCAAATGACCGGCGTAGAGGGCTACGTAGAGTCAGCAGCATCTGGCTTAGTCGCAGGCATCAATGCAGCGAAATTATTTAAAGAAGAAGCGTCAGTTATCTTCCCAGAAACAACAGCTATTGGCTCACTACCTTATTATGTCACACATGCTAATAGCAAAAACTTCCAACCGATGAATGTTAACTTTGGTATTATCAAAGAACTTGAAGGCGAGCGTATTCGTGATAAAAAAGAACGTTATACTGCAGTTGCAGAGCGTGCACTTACAGCCTTGAAACCCTATCTAGAAGTCTAA
- a CDS encoding YneF family protein produces the protein MSIVLAILLIVVAALGGFAGGLFLSRRQVKQMLMENPPLNEDAVRTMMSSMGRKPSETQVQQVLRQIRAAAKQADTKK, from the coding sequence ATGTCAATCGTACTAGCTATTTTATTAATTGTTGTTGCTGCCCTAGGTGGCTTTGCTGGAGGCTTGTTCCTTAGCCGTCGCCAAGTTAAGCAAATGTTGATGGAAAACCCACCATTAAACGAAGATGCTGTTAGAACAATGATGAGTTCTATGGGCCGTAAACCGAGTGAGACACAAGTACAACAAGTACTACGTCAAATTCGTGCAGCTGCTAAACAAGCTGACACTAAAAAATAA
- the cbpB gene encoding cyclic-di-AMP-binding protein CbpB, which translates to MIDKHIESFLMQQSDTFLKPASEVAVLLSEHNISHAKILLSQYKYSKVPVINQDHEFVGILGWTDIINFEIQHDFFYEKSDRTPISEIVDKDVCTVQKHYELEDILHLLVREPFLPVLNGQTFYGIIPRQEILKAFNAFAHTFTKDYDIIERKKD; encoded by the coding sequence ATGATTGATAAGCATATTGAATCTTTCCTGATGCAACAAAGTGATACTTTTTTAAAGCCAGCAAGTGAAGTAGCTGTTTTATTAAGTGAACATAATATCTCACATGCTAAAATTTTGTTAAGTCAATACAAGTATTCTAAAGTACCAGTGATTAACCAGGACCATGAATTTGTCGGTATATTAGGCTGGACAGATATTATTAATTTTGAAATACAGCATGATTTTTTCTACGAAAAATCTGATAGAACGCCTATTTCAGAAATAGTTGATAAGGATGTCTGTACGGTACAAAAACATTATGAGCTAGAAGATATCTTACATTTATTAGTTAGGGAACCTTTTCTACCCGTTTTAAATGGTCAAACATTTTATGGTATTATCCCTCGACAAGAGATATTAAAGGCCTTTAATGCTTTTGCACATACTTTTACTAAGGATTATGATATTATTGAACGAAAAAAAGATTAA
- the xerD gene encoding site-specific tyrosine recombinase XerD — translation MNEKKIKAFINTRQQLSENTKLAYFYDLRAFIKFVDGKPLTQTILNLFQLELRTLAPASQHRKVSTINLFLKYLYQSGDITQYYELESISPLVHRQTSHTEYRGRLIDITPYYHQVQKPGDLLVLLILEFGLKPSEIQTLKWVDFNWDFKILTVAGNGIKRILPIRERFSRLARPIKNGDELFTKSRQFLHYELKKTTSLSSASLREQYILQRVAEKMSIYKLAESLGLKSIQTLDKYYR, via the coding sequence TTGAACGAAAAAAAGATTAAAGCCTTCATCAATACGCGACAACAATTATCTGAAAATACTAAGCTTGCATACTTTTATGATTTACGTGCTTTTATCAAGTTTGTTGACGGCAAACCGCTAACACAAACTATTTTAAACCTGTTTCAGCTAGAACTCAGAACACTAGCTCCCGCATCACAGCATCGTAAAGTATCGACGATCAATTTATTTTTGAAGTACCTTTATCAAAGTGGTGATATCACGCAATATTATGAGCTAGAATCAATTTCACCTCTAGTACATAGGCAAACAAGCCACACTGAATATAGAGGCAGACTGATCGATATTACACCATATTATCACCAGGTTCAAAAACCAGGTGATTTACTAGTATTGCTCATATTAGAATTTGGTCTGAAACCATCAGAAATTCAAACGCTTAAATGGGTAGATTTCAACTGGGACTTCAAAATTTTAACAGTAGCTGGTAACGGTATCAAGCGGATATTACCAATCAGAGAGCGATTCTCAAGATTGGCACGACCTATAAAAAATGGGGATGAATTATTTACAAAATCTCGCCAATTTTTGCATTATGAATTAAAAAAGACAACCTCTCTATCATCTGCTTCATTAAGAGAGCAGTATATCTTACAGCGCGTTGCAGAGAAAATGTCCATTTACAAGTTGGCAGAGAGTTTAGGATTAAAGTCAATTCAAACCCTTGATAAATATTACAGATAA
- a CDS encoding FtsX-like permease family protein gives MMFYIKLAARNFKKSLSNFAPFLLATTVMFAMTFIIANIAFSPGLDKLAGAQYAKFMMIAGLVIVVFFSIIIVSYSYRFLLKQRTREFGLYNILGLNKRQISTISFWELVIAFFLTVITGTIVGLILSQFFFLIFIKIIGASYFNLGISVVAIGLSVLTFFIIFCLLMMFAFLTILKHSAISLLKDNSRSEREPRGRIIVSILSIVCLGTAYYMAITIQNPLVALMSFFIAALLVIIGTYLLYIGVTIFVLKRQKANKAYYYKPEHFITTSSMLYRMKTNAVGLANITILVTMTFVTIATSVALYVGVKEVILERFPKNTDVRTFGNDVNQNKTKLDKFIKDNQLDKTSRLTYSSFTTNTDFKPDQAKHLKITTENTITDDDAALLFVTRKDMMSIGNTLPEINAGQVLMYTVQGRRDVKTMDWYGQQLSVNQVSGKLKHVINPYTVANAYIMVVKDDQELLKLVNLFNKSNVIKDKDGGITSQTIIVNTDTLLDISEKKQAKLLAKEIDGVSISTKTNTISMMNGLTGGFLFIGFLLGMTFILGAALIIYYKQISEGAEDKRSYRILQEIGLTKKEVKQAINSQVLIVFFMPIFVGIIHFSAAFLMIDKLIKLFGISNTSIIAKVSLITIAIISVIYYLIYRKTSKIYYRIVER, from the coding sequence ATGATGTTTTATATCAAACTTGCTGCTCGTAATTTCAAAAAATCATTGTCAAATTTTGCACCCTTCTTACTGGCGACAACCGTTATGTTTGCCATGACCTTTATCATCGCAAATATCGCCTTTTCTCCTGGTTTAGATAAGCTTGCTGGGGCACAATATGCAAAGTTCATGATGATAGCAGGGCTCGTCATCGTTGTTTTCTTTTCTATCATCATCGTTAGCTATAGTTATCGCTTCTTACTGAAACAACGAACAAGAGAGTTTGGCTTATATAATATTTTAGGCTTAAATAAAAGACAGATTTCAACTATTTCCTTTTGGGAACTTGTCATCGCCTTCTTTTTGACAGTCATCACTGGGACGATTGTTGGTTTAATTTTATCCCAATTTTTCTTTTTAATCTTTATTAAAATTATCGGTGCAAGCTATTTTAACTTGGGTATCTCTGTAGTCGCAATTGGGCTTTCCGTGCTGACTTTCTTTATCATTTTCTGCTTGCTCATGATGTTTGCATTTTTGACGATCCTCAAACATTCAGCAATCAGTCTCTTAAAGGATAATAGTCGGAGTGAACGAGAACCTCGTGGCCGCATTATCGTCTCAATTCTTAGTATCGTATGCCTAGGCACTGCCTATTATATGGCAATTACGATCCAGAATCCGTTAGTCGCCTTGATGTCATTTTTTATTGCAGCCTTACTTGTGATCATCGGTACCTATTTACTTTACATAGGCGTGACAATCTTTGTACTGAAACGCCAAAAGGCAAATAAAGCCTATTACTATAAACCTGAGCATTTTATCACGACAAGTAGCATGCTCTATCGGATGAAAACAAATGCTGTCGGTCTTGCCAATATCACGATTTTAGTTACGATGACCTTTGTTACCATCGCGACATCTGTTGCACTTTATGTCGGTGTCAAAGAAGTCATCTTGGAACGTTTTCCTAAAAATACTGATGTTAGAACATTTGGTAATGACGTCAATCAAAACAAAACTAAACTGGATAAGTTCATTAAAGATAATCAGCTTGATAAAACATCACGCTTGACCTATTCTAGTTTCACAACCAATACTGACTTTAAACCTGATCAGGCCAAACATCTTAAAATTACAACAGAGAATACCATTACTGATGATGATGCCGCTTTATTATTTGTGACACGTAAAGATATGATGTCGATTGGCAATACCTTACCAGAGATCAATGCTGGTCAAGTATTGATGTATACGGTCCAAGGTAGGCGTGATGTCAAAACGATGGATTGGTATGGCCAACAACTCTCTGTCAATCAAGTATCAGGTAAGTTAAAACACGTAATCAATCCTTATACGGTGGCTAATGCGTATATCATGGTCGTAAAAGATGATCAAGAACTGCTTAAACTAGTTAATTTGTTCAATAAAAGTAATGTGATCAAGGATAAGGATGGTGGTATAACAAGTCAGACCATTATAGTTAATACAGATACATTGTTAGATATATCTGAAAAAAAACAAGCGAAGTTACTGGCTAAAGAAATTGATGGGGTCAGCATCTCGACGAAAACGAATACGATTAGCATGATGAATGGCTTGACTGGTGGTTTTCTATTCATTGGTTTTCTATTAGGGATGACGTTTATTCTCGGTGCTGCCTTAATCATTTATTATAAACAAATTTCTGAAGGAGCTGAGGATAAGAGAAGCTATCGTATTTTACAAGAAATTGGGCTAACTAAAAAAGAAGTCAAACAGGCAATAAATTCACAAGTATTGATTGTCTTCTTTATGCCAATTTTTGTGGGTATCATTCACTTTTCAGCAGCCTTCTTGATGATTGACAAGCTAATCAAACTCTTTGGTATATCTAATACGTCAATCATTGCCAAAGTGAGCCTCATCACGATTGCAATCATCTCAGTCATTTATTATCTGATCTATCGAAAAACATCTAAAATTTATTATCGGATTGTTGAAAGATAA
- the racE gene encoding glutamate racemase translates to MDNRPIGFLDSGVGGLTVVKELIRQLPDEEVIYVGDSRRAPYGPRPASQIRQFTWELVNFLLSKDVKMIVFACNTATAVAWEEVKQQLDIPVLGVILPGASAAIKATTNGRIGIIGTEMTIASDIYQKKIHLLSPELVIHSLACPKFAPIVESNETTSSVAKKIVYETLKPLVNRVDTLVLGCTHYPLLRPIIQNVMGDSVKLIDSGAECVRDISVLLNYFEINRERTSLKKVHHFYTTASAQSFDDIAENWLAIPVKSRTLRL, encoded by the coding sequence ATGGATAATCGCCCGATAGGGTTTTTAGACTCAGGTGTCGGCGGACTGACAGTCGTAAAAGAATTAATACGCCAATTACCAGATGAAGAAGTCATCTATGTAGGTGATTCAAGACGTGCACCATACGGACCAAGGCCTGCTAGTCAAATCCGGCAGTTTACTTGGGAATTAGTTAATTTCCTTTTATCAAAAGATGTTAAGATGATTGTCTTTGCTTGTAATACGGCAACTGCTGTTGCTTGGGAAGAAGTGAAACAGCAACTTGATATTCCAGTTTTAGGGGTCATTTTACCAGGAGCTAGTGCTGCCATAAAAGCCACGACTAATGGGAGAATTGGTATTATCGGTACTGAAATGACGATTGCATCTGATATCTATCAGAAAAAAATTCATCTATTATCTCCAGAATTGGTCATCCATTCATTAGCTTGCCCTAAATTTGCACCTATAGTGGAATCAAATGAGACCACATCTAGTGTCGCTAAAAAAATCGTCTATGAAACATTAAAGCCATTGGTTAACCGTGTAGATACATTGGTACTAGGGTGTACACATTATCCTTTACTAAGACCAATCATTCAAAATGTCATGGGAGATTCAGTCAAACTGATTGATAGTGGCGCTGAATGTGTCAGAGATATCTCAGTATTGCTTAACTATTTTGAGATAAACCGTGAGCGTACATCACTAAAAAAAGTACATCATTTTTATACAACAGCGAGTGCACAATCATTTGACGACATAGCCGAAAATTGGCTTGCGATACCAGTAAAATCGAGGACACTTAGATTATGA
- a CDS encoding sensor histidine kinase, which translates to MKVHGQLLGRFIQEKTGELTAFFVTEGLIALILVLEGFDLALFWVAFFTPFLVFLFFQVLAYIKFMRLHQFLTAVDVTTLPDFPDSSRIGQDYQALIFELNDNSQKKYQALAAFDKDLLDLTKLWTHQMKVPLSALDLMVQTDRLTNQDVENQVVELDNYITILLSYLRLQHTATDFRFEVFDVADVVHVIIKKYANQFILKDLSVSVIGSWQITSDKKWLSVALEQLINNAVKYTKTGSVAITLDHSIDISDTGIGILAEDIPRIFEHGFTGFNGRKHQKSTGLGLYLTQDILKKLAFDIHISSQIEKGTTVHISKHIAVL; encoded by the coding sequence ATGAAAGTACATGGTCAGCTTTTAGGCAGGTTTATCCAGGAGAAAACAGGTGAATTAACGGCATTTTTTGTAACAGAAGGATTGATTGCCTTAATTTTGGTCCTAGAGGGCTTCGATCTAGCCTTATTTTGGGTTGCCTTCTTTACCCCTTTTCTGGTATTTTTGTTTTTTCAAGTGCTAGCTTATATCAAGTTTATGCGCTTACATCAGTTTTTGACAGCAGTTGATGTGACAACCTTACCTGACTTTCCAGACTCAAGTCGGATTGGTCAGGACTACCAAGCCTTGATTTTTGAGTTAAACGATAACAGTCAAAAAAAATATCAAGCATTAGCAGCCTTTGATAAAGACTTACTTGATTTGACAAAATTATGGACACACCAAATGAAGGTCCCGCTTTCTGCACTTGACTTAATGGTGCAAACAGATAGACTAACCAATCAAGACGTGGAGAACCAAGTAGTTGAGCTGGATAATTATATCACGATTTTATTAAGTTATTTACGTCTGCAACATACAGCAACGGATTTTCGTTTTGAGGTATTTGATGTAGCAGATGTGGTACATGTCATCATCAAAAAGTATGCCAATCAATTTATTTTGAAAGATTTATCCGTCTCTGTCATCGGTTCTTGGCAGATAACGAGTGATAAGAAGTGGTTATCTGTTGCCTTAGAACAGCTAATTAATAACGCTGTAAAGTATACTAAAACAGGTAGTGTTGCGATTACACTGGACCACTCGATCGATATTTCTGATACAGGAATCGGTATCTTAGCAGAAGATATACCAAGAATTTTCGAACATGGCTTTACAGGCTTTAATGGCAGAAAACATCAGAAATCAACAGGCCTAGGCTTGTATTTGACTCAGGATATCTTGAAAAAACTTGCCTTTGATATTCACATTAGCAGTCAGATTGAAAAAGGGACGACTGTACACATTAGTAAACATATAGCCGTTTTATGA
- a CDS encoding metallophosphoesterase, giving the protein MIIVMSDSHGESKVIQDIKATYQDEASAIIHCGDSELDATDPIWEGISVVRGNCDFDTLFPESLVISADQAQVFVTHGHLYGVNFGLSQLTDAAQKAGCKLALFGHLHTPIATIEQDILCLNPGSVAQPRGQYKTKMYAKIDITSDAYVISYMDLAHQPIANLQFRLARSSQ; this is encoded by the coding sequence ATGATAATTGTTATGAGTGATTCACATGGTGAATCTAAAGTAATTCAAGATATAAAAGCTACCTATCAAGATGAGGCGAGTGCAATCATCCACTGTGGCGATTCAGAGCTTGATGCGACGGATCCTATTTGGGAAGGCATTAGCGTTGTTAGGGGGAATTGCGACTTTGATACGCTATTTCCTGAAAGTCTTGTCATATCTGCGGATCAAGCACAAGTATTTGTTACGCATGGTCATTTATATGGTGTTAATTTTGGCCTATCACAGTTGACTGATGCGGCGCAAAAAGCGGGTTGTAAGCTTGCATTGTTTGGCCATCTACATACGCCAATCGCTACGATAGAGCAAGATATCCTGTGCTTAAATCCCGGTAGTGTTGCCCAACCAAGAGGTCAATATAAGACTAAGATGTACGCCAAGATTGACATCACATCAGATGCCTATGTGATTAGCTATATGGATCTAGCACATCAGCCAATTGCTAATTTACAGTTTAGACTAGCGAGGTCTAGTCAATGA
- a CDS encoding nucleoside-triphosphate diphosphatase: MRKLYKHETKQIFAYVLADERTLIIESIFGDELEIPLYSLFFKYFPKLQGLKIIAVDERPSDIIDLFFQVLRDVTAEEYQYQLSDTLTVSLAGNQIHSETVTLATTQDKSLLIATRNEGKTREFKAFFSHLGYTVKNLNDFPELPDVAETGMTFEENARLKAETISELTGELVLADDSGLMVDVLGGLPGVWSARFAGPHATDAANNAKLLHELASTAVTPEKRTAKFHTTLVVAAPDKPSLVVEGEWLGAIATIPKGDDGFGYDPLFVDEATGKTAAQLTLAQKNKVSHRALALEKLLTKWPDWQKS; this comes from the coding sequence ATGAGAAAACTATATAAGCACGAAACCAAACAGATATTTGCCTATGTACTTGCTGATGAGCGAACATTAATCATCGAAAGTATCTTTGGAGATGAACTTGAGATACCACTATACAGTCTCTTTTTTAAGTACTTCCCCAAACTGCAAGGTCTGAAAATAATCGCCGTTGATGAAAGGCCTTCTGATATCATTGACTTGTTTTTCCAAGTCTTAAGAGACGTAACAGCTGAAGAGTATCAGTATCAGTTAAGCGATACCTTAACAGTTAGCTTAGCAGGCAATCAAATACATTCTGAAACGGTCACTTTAGCAACAACCCAAGATAAATCACTCTTAATTGCAACGCGTAATGAAGGTAAAACACGAGAGTTTAAGGCCTTCTTTAGCCATTTGGGTTATACTGTAAAGAACCTGAATGATTTCCCTGAGTTACCCGACGTTGCAGAAACAGGGATGACATTTGAAGAAAATGCCCGTTTAAAAGCCGAAACGATTTCTGAACTAACAGGTGAGCTGGTACTTGCGGATGATAGTGGGCTGATGGTGGATGTCCTAGGTGGCCTTCCTGGTGTTTGGTCTGCTAGATTTGCTGGCCCACATGCGACAGATGCAGCCAATAATGCAAAACTCCTACATGAGCTAGCAAGTACAGCTGTAACACCTGAAAAACGGACTGCAAAATTCCATACGACCTTGGTTGTTGCAGCACCGGACAAACCGTCTCTTGTTGTTGAAGGAGAGTGGTTAGGCGCCATAGCAACCATTCCAAAAGGGGATGACGGATTTGGCTATGATCCCTTATTCGTTGATGAGGCAACTGGCAAAACTGCAGCACAACTGACATTAGCGCAGAAAAACAAGGTATCCCATCGTGCGCTTGCTCTAGAGAAATTACTTACAAAATGGCCAGATTGGCAGAAATCGTGA
- a CDS encoding DNA-binding response regulator, with protein sequence MKDKIFIVEDDTTIVKLLHDRLATEFKVQTTDNFRAVTSEINDHQPDLVLMDITLPYFNGFYWTTEIRKVSQVPIIFISSATDEMNAVMAMNMGADDFVSKPFSVDVLIAKMNALLRRTKVQVSNLVFGRYTLDLTGNFSDGQSMITLTRTETVILKSLFEKVGIVVDKQTILKQLWESDAYIDANTLNVNMSRLRKKLLGLNFQAIHTVRGVGYVVK encoded by the coding sequence ATGAAAGATAAAATTTTTATCGTAGAAGATGACACCACGATCGTCAAGTTATTGCATGATCGGTTAGCAACAGAATTTAAGGTGCAGACGACAGATAATTTTCGTGCCGTTACCTCTGAAATTAATGACCACCAACCAGACTTGGTTTTGATGGATATTACGCTACCCTATTTTAACGGTTTTTATTGGACAACAGAAATTCGAAAAGTAAGCCAAGTACCGATTATTTTCATATCAAGCGCAACAGACGAAATGAACGCAGTCATGGCCATGAATATGGGAGCCGATGATTTTGTCAGTAAGCCATTTTCAGTCGACGTGCTGATTGCTAAAATGAATGCCCTTTTGCGGAGAACTAAAGTGCAAGTGAGTAACTTGGTATTTGGTCGTTATACGCTTGACTTAACAGGAAATTTTTCAGATGGTCAATCGATGATTACCTTGACGAGAACTGAGACTGTCATTCTAAAAAGTCTATTTGAAAAAGTGGGTATCGTCGTTGATAAACAAACTATTTTAAAGCAACTCTGGGAAAGTGATGCTTACATCGATGCCAATACCCTAAATGTCAATATGAGTCGACTTAGAAAAAAATTATTAGGGCTAAATTTTCAAGCGATCCATACAGTTAGAGGTGTGGGGTATGTTGTGAAATGA